The following proteins come from a genomic window of Thiothrix unzii:
- the purH gene encoding bifunctional phosphoribosylaminoimidazolecarboxamide formyltransferase/IMP cyclohydrolase, with translation MTTASNLPVTRALLSVSDKSGVLEFARFLHSQGVHLLSTGGTAKLLADNGVPVTEVSDYTGFPEMMDGRVKTLHPKIHGGILARRGQDDAVMAEHNIGRIDLIVVNLYPFEATVSKPGCSFEDAVENIDIGGPTMVRASAKNHAHVTIVTEPGDYARIQAEMEASAGCITPATRFDLAIKAFEHTARYDGMIANYFGARVGEASHAAPATFPRTFSLQVEKKQDCRYGENSHQAGAFYAEYNAPQGSIATAVQIQGKELSYNNIADTDAALECVKQFDGAPACVIVKHANPCGVAIGANLLEAYNRAYSTDPESAFGGIIAFNQPLDGETAKVIVDRQFVEVIIAPGVSPEAVAVVAAKKNVRLLTVDQWGSEVANRLDFKRVNGGLLVQTADIALLDELKVVSTRQPTDAELLDLQFAWKVAKFVKSNAIVYASGNMTIGVGAGQMSRINSARIAAIKAEHAGLVVPGSVMASDAFFPFRDGIDSAAAAGIKAVIQPGGSMRDEEVIAAANEHGMAMVFTGMRHFRH, from the coding sequence ATGACAACCGCCTCTAACCTGCCCGTCACCCGCGCTCTGTTAAGCGTTTCTGACAAATCGGGCGTACTCGAATTTGCCCGTTTCCTGCACAGCCAAGGCGTGCATTTACTGTCCACGGGCGGCACTGCCAAGCTGCTGGCGGATAATGGCGTACCCGTCACCGAAGTCTCCGACTACACCGGCTTCCCGGAAATGATGGATGGGCGCGTGAAAACCCTGCACCCGAAAATTCACGGCGGCATTTTGGCACGTCGCGGACAAGATGATGCGGTCATGGCAGAACATAACATCGGGCGTATCGACCTGATCGTGGTTAACCTTTATCCGTTTGAAGCCACCGTTTCCAAGCCCGGTTGCAGCTTTGAAGACGCGGTTGAAAATATCGACATCGGCGGCCCCACGATGGTTCGCGCCAGTGCCAAAAACCACGCGCACGTGACTATCGTGACTGAACCCGGCGATTACGCGCGTATTCAGGCGGAAATGGAAGCCAGCGCAGGTTGCATCACCCCTGCTACCCGTTTTGATTTGGCGATTAAGGCGTTTGAACACACCGCACGTTACGACGGCATGATTGCCAACTATTTCGGCGCACGGGTCGGCGAAGCCAGCCATGCAGCACCCGCGACTTTCCCACGCACTTTCAGCCTGCAAGTCGAGAAGAAACAAGATTGCCGTTACGGTGAAAACAGCCATCAAGCTGGCGCGTTTTACGCGGAATACAACGCCCCGCAAGGCAGCATTGCTACCGCCGTCCAGATTCAAGGCAAGGAATTGTCTTACAATAATATCGCCGACACCGATGCCGCACTCGAATGCGTCAAGCAATTCGACGGCGCACCGGCTTGCGTTATCGTCAAGCACGCTAACCCGTGCGGCGTTGCCATCGGCGCGAATTTGCTGGAAGCCTACAACCGCGCTTACAGCACTGACCCTGAATCCGCCTTCGGCGGCATTATTGCATTCAACCAACCGCTAGACGGCGAAACCGCAAAAGTGATCGTGGATCGTCAGTTTGTAGAAGTGATTATCGCACCGGGGGTTTCGCCTGAAGCTGTTGCGGTGGTCGCTGCCAAGAAAAACGTGCGCTTGTTGACCGTGGATCAATGGGGTTCAGAAGTGGCTAATCGTCTCGACTTCAAACGGGTTAACGGTGGCTTGCTGGTGCAAACGGCTGACATCGCGTTGCTGGATGAGCTGAAAGTCGTGTCTACGCGCCAACCAACGGATGCCGAGTTGCTCGACCTGCAATTTGCCTGGAAGGTTGCCAAATTCGTTAAATCCAACGCGATTGTCTACGCCAGCGGCAATATGACGATTGGTGTGGGCGCGGGTCAAATGAGCCGTATCAATTCAGCACGCATCGCCGCCATCAAAGCCGAACACGCTGGTTTAGTTGTGCCGGGTTCCGTGATGGCATCAGATGCATTCTTCCCGTTCCGCGATGGTATCGACAGTGCCGCCGCCGCAGGTATCAAAGCGGTGATTCAACCGGGTGGTTCCATGCGCGATGAAGAAGTCATTGCGGCGGCGAACGAACACGGCATGGCAATGGTGTTTACGGGTATGCGCCACTTCCGCCACTAA
- a CDS encoding arginyltransferase translates to MLAEANLNLYITSAHPCPYLTGQQAINLLVDPCYRMNPALYARLLDSGFRRSGDDVYRPHCQACQACVSTRITVADFVPNRSQQRNWQHNHDITVHINRGEGFKPAYDTLYRHYINHRHYGGGMDADSTETFASFLLSRWCTTMLVEFYAEEQLLAVAAVDELSSGLSSVYTFFDPQVSQKRGLGTYAVLWQIAFAQTQGLPYVYPGYWIEASPKMRYKTQFQPIEGLINGQWQALKK, encoded by the coding sequence ATGCTGGCTGAAGCTAACCTCAATCTTTACATCACTTCAGCGCACCCGTGCCCGTATTTAACGGGTCAGCAAGCCATCAATTTATTGGTCGACCCGTGCTATCGGATGAATCCGGCGTTGTATGCGCGTTTGCTCGATAGCGGTTTTCGGCGTAGTGGTGACGATGTTTACCGCCCACATTGCCAAGCCTGCCAAGCGTGTGTGTCAACCCGCATTACGGTGGCTGATTTCGTACCGAACCGTTCCCAGCAGCGTAATTGGCAACATAATCATGATATTACGGTGCACATCAATCGCGGTGAAGGTTTTAAACCGGCTTACGACACGCTTTATCGCCACTATATTAATCACCGGCATTACGGTGGTGGGATGGACGCGGATAGCACCGAAACCTTTGCCAGTTTTCTGTTGAGCCGTTGGTGTACCACCATGCTGGTGGAGTTTTATGCGGAAGAACAGTTATTGGCGGTGGCAGCCGTCGATGAATTGTCGAGCGGTTTATCATCGGTTTACACGTTTTTTGACCCGCAAGTGAGTCAAAAGCGCGGTTTAGGCACTTATGCGGTATTGTGGCAAATCGCTTTTGCACAGACGCAAGGCTTGCCTTATGTTTACCCCGGTTACTGGATTGAAGCGTCCCCGAAGATGCGTTACAAAACCCAGTTTCAACCTATCGAGGGTTTAATTAATGGGCAGTGGCAGGCATTAAAAAAATAG
- a CDS encoding Crp/Fnr family transcriptional regulator: MSNIKGKGHCQSCQIRHLSIFAQLPIDRLVEIQVFQPSVVVYAPDETVYHQGDSALNAFTLRKGLIKLTKTLPNGRTQIVRVLRTGDLFGFDGFANEPYNHTATPLSEIEVCRLPLGELMELKKQNPEIENTMMRRWIQHLREAEDMMLELGAKKAPERLASFLIRWCEGTGGSWVVLPLSRGEIGELLGLTIETVSRFLSDWKRQGFLNEQRGSIQIQDVDGLRKMACASGNC; this comes from the coding sequence ATGTCGAACATTAAAGGCAAAGGGCATTGCCAATCGTGCCAGATACGGCATTTGAGTATTTTTGCCCAATTGCCGATAGACCGACTGGTGGAAATCCAAGTATTTCAGCCATCGGTCGTGGTGTATGCCCCCGATGAAACGGTTTATCACCAAGGCGATAGTGCCTTAAATGCATTTACCCTGCGTAAGGGTTTAATTAAATTAACCAAGACCTTACCTAACGGACGTACCCAGATTGTCAGGGTGTTACGCACCGGTGATTTGTTCGGTTTTGATGGTTTTGCCAACGAACCCTACAACCACACCGCAACTCCTTTAAGTGAAATTGAAGTGTGTCGCCTGCCTTTGGGCGAACTCATGGAGCTGAAAAAGCAGAACCCTGAAATTGAAAACACCATGATGCGCCGCTGGATTCAGCACTTACGTGAAGCCGAAGACATGATGCTGGAATTAGGCGCGAAAAAAGCTCCCGAACGTTTGGCCTCGTTTTTAATTCGCTGGTGCGAAGGCACGGGCGGCAGTTGGGTAGTTTTACCTTTGTCACGCGGTGAAATCGGCGAGTTATTGGGCTTAACGATTGAAACCGTCAGTCGCTTTTTGTCGGATTGGAAACGCCAAGGTTTCCTCAATGAGCAGCGTGGTAGCATTCAAATACAAGATGTCGATGGCCTGCGCAAAATGGCGTGTGCCAGCGGTAATTGTTGA
- the ssb gene encoding single-stranded DNA-binding protein, with protein sequence MARGINKVILVGTVGRDPEMKYTPSGDAIANISIATSESWKDKNTGEKKEVTEWHRVVFYRQLADIVGKYVRKGQQVYIEGSLKTRSWEKDGQKHYATDIVASEMQMLGSRQGSGMGAGSYDEAPRSSNSGGGYGSAPAAQQSAAPQSSHNDRGFEDFDDDIPF encoded by the coding sequence ATGGCACGTGGTATCAATAAGGTTATTTTGGTTGGCACGGTGGGTAGAGACCCCGAAATGAAGTACACACCCAGCGGTGATGCGATTGCAAACATCAGTATAGCCACTAGTGAGTCATGGAAAGACAAAAATACTGGTGAGAAAAAAGAAGTCACCGAATGGCATCGCGTGGTTTTTTACCGTCAGTTAGCAGATATTGTTGGCAAATACGTGCGTAAAGGCCAACAAGTGTATATCGAGGGCAGTTTGAAAACGCGCTCTTGGGAAAAAGACGGTCAAAAGCATTATGCAACTGATATTGTTGCCAGCGAAATGCAAATGTTAGGTAGTCGTCAAGGTAGCGGTATGGGCGCGGGCAGTTACGACGAAGCTCCACGCAGCAGCAATAGTGGCGGTGGTTACGGTAGCGCACCTGCTGCACAACAGTCAGCGGCTCCGCAAAGCAGCCATAATGACCGTGGTTTTGAAGATTTTGATGATGATATTCCGTTTTAA
- a CDS encoding MFS transporter, which yields MNSLEWRVTASLAAIYAVRMLGLFMILPVFALYAETLPDSTPWLAGLAIGIYGLTQAIFQIPLGILSDKIGRKPVIIGGLLVFALGSAVAALAHSMWVIVLGRAIQGMGAVAAPTMALAADLIREEHRVRTMGIIGLTIGVSFMLGMIIGPLVNQFGGVPSIFWLTLLLALSGIALVVFAIPNPARTLQHRDAGIMKDYLGKALANVALLRMNVGVFILHLVMTANFLVLPTIFEQELGLPSSEHWKVYLPVFLGSFLLSIPLIIMAEKQHKIRPLLLMATVLLIVAELAMAAGHANATWLFVAFLLFFIGFNFLEAVQPSLVAKYSAVNTKGTAMGIFSSSQFLGIFAGGSLGGMVNHEWGVTGVFVLSAAIAAVWLLVALKLPPPTFYTSRIVKLDPLLFSDKQRLHDALLAVPGVKEVAVAADECVAYLKVDKASLDQSALDAFSSPSA from the coding sequence ATGAATAGTCTGGAATGGCGGGTAACAGCATCGTTAGCGGCGATTTACGCAGTGCGAATGCTGGGTCTGTTCATGATTTTGCCGGTATTTGCTTTGTATGCCGAAACCTTACCGGATTCGACCCCTTGGTTAGCGGGTTTAGCCATTGGGATTTACGGCCTGACGCAGGCCATCTTTCAAATTCCACTGGGGATTTTATCCGATAAAATCGGGCGTAAGCCGGTGATTATTGGCGGCTTGCTGGTGTTCGCATTGGGAAGTGCGGTGGCTGCTTTAGCACATAGTATGTGGGTAATCGTGCTGGGGCGGGCGATTCAGGGTATGGGCGCGGTAGCTGCACCGACGATGGCTTTAGCGGCGGATTTGATTCGTGAAGAGCACCGGGTGCGCACCATGGGAATTATCGGTTTAACTATCGGTGTCTCTTTCATGCTGGGGATGATTATCGGCCCCTTGGTGAATCAATTTGGCGGCGTGCCAAGCATTTTTTGGCTAACCTTATTATTAGCATTGAGTGGAATTGCACTGGTGGTATTCGCGATTCCTAACCCTGCCCGCACCTTGCAACACCGCGATGCCGGGATTATGAAAGATTATTTGGGTAAGGCTCTTGCGAATGTCGCGTTGCTGCGCATGAACGTGGGGGTGTTTATCCTGCATTTGGTGATGACCGCGAACTTTCTGGTATTGCCGACGATTTTTGAACAGGAGTTGGGCTTACCCAGCAGCGAACACTGGAAAGTCTATTTGCCGGTGTTTTTGGGGTCGTTTTTACTGTCGATTCCATTGATTATTATGGCGGAAAAGCAACATAAAATCCGCCCGTTACTGTTGATGGCAACCGTGTTGTTGATTGTGGCGGAACTAGCAATGGCAGCGGGACACGCCAACGCTACCTGGTTATTTGTGGCGTTTTTACTATTCTTTATTGGTTTCAACTTTCTGGAAGCGGTGCAGCCTTCGTTAGTGGCGAAGTATTCGGCGGTGAATACCAAGGGAACCGCGATGGGTATCTTTAGTAGCTCACAATTTCTGGGTATTTTTGCCGGTGGCTCACTCGGTGGTATGGTGAACCATGAGTGGGGTGTCACGGGTGTGTTTGTGTTGAGCGCGGCGATTGCGGCGGTGTGGTTGCTGGTGGCATTGAAATTACCTCCGCCGACTTTTTATACCAGCCGTATTGTGAAGCTCGACCCGTTGTTGTTTTCAGATAAACAACGCTTGCACGATGCGTTGCTGGCAGTTCCGGGGGTTAAAGAGGTAGCGGTGGCAGCGGATGAGTGCGTCGCTTATCTGAAAGTTGATAAGGCCAGTCTGGATCAATCCGCACTGGATGCATTCTCAAGCCCATCAGCGTAA
- a CDS encoding YbgA family protein encodes MNWDKLGIMCDFQRIKVGVSACLIGQEVRYDGSHKRDGYITGTLGQYFDFLPLCPEVGAGLGMPRPTIRLIRRDSQIRAVNVKDASVDHTQALAHYLDKVVAQVSEVCGYILKKSSPSCGMERVKVYDPLKPNLPPERDGVGLFAQALRARFPLLPMEEEGRLCDPVLRENFIGRVFVYHRWRDLLATGLTPASLVDFHADHKYMLMAHDQDIARQLGQKVAQAGAVTDLAALGEEYIILLMAALSKRVTRGRHANVLMHLMGYLKPHIDALDREELLDTIHQYRQGYVPLVVPVTLLKHHFRRHPQPYIGRQHYLSPHPGELMLRNQL; translated from the coding sequence ATGAATTGGGATAAACTTGGCATCATGTGTGATTTTCAGCGGATAAAAGTAGGGGTCAGCGCGTGCCTGATTGGGCAGGAAGTGCGTTATGACGGCAGCCACAAGCGTGACGGTTATATCACGGGAACCTTGGGTCAATACTTCGACTTTTTGCCCTTATGCCCGGAAGTCGGTGCAGGGTTGGGGATGCCGCGCCCGACGATTCGTTTAATCCGCCGCGATAGTCAAATACGGGCGGTCAATGTTAAAGATGCCAGCGTCGATCACACCCAAGCCTTAGCCCATTATCTGGATAAAGTAGTGGCGCAAGTCAGCGAGGTTTGCGGTTATATCCTCAAAAAAAGCTCACCCAGTTGCGGGATGGAACGTGTCAAAGTTTACGATCCGCTAAAACCCAACTTACCCCCGGAACGTGATGGCGTAGGCTTGTTTGCACAGGCATTGCGGGCGCGTTTCCCGCTGTTACCGATGGAAGAAGAAGGGCGGTTGTGTGACCCGGTATTGCGTGAAAATTTCATCGGGCGGGTATTTGTTTATCACCGCTGGCGCGATTTGCTGGCAACGGGATTAACGCCTGCATCACTGGTCGATTTCCATGCGGATCACAAATACATGCTGATGGCGCACGATCAAGACATTGCGCGTCAATTAGGGCAAAAAGTGGCGCAAGCCGGTGCGGTCACGGATTTAGCAGCATTGGGTGAGGAATACATTATCTTGCTGATGGCGGCGTTATCCAAACGGGTGACACGCGGTCGTCATGCGAATGTGTTAATGCACCTAATGGGTTATTTGAAACCGCACATTGACGCGCTGGATCGTGAAGAATTACTCGACACCATTCACCAATACCGCCAAGGCTATGTGCCGCTGGTAGTGCCGGTGACATTATTGAAACACCATTTTCGGCGGCATCCGCAGCCTTATATCGGGCGGCAACACTACCTTAGCCCGCATCCGGGTGAGTTGATGCTGCGTAACCAGTTGTAG
- a CDS encoding mechanosensitive ion channel domain-containing protein: protein MRDYFHHYLLGFILWLMCALPGYAADTLTANALLDDLRRQVDAAEQTFAQNKDDVTQLEQLATASTHLAQQAQTCLSDYTQNQTQAQQAIESLGAASSDDLPDIKNKRKELEQSRQAAEKVLSQCRLFSLRINTLLEEISKSRQTLLHDQLLTPTHSILSHLEALLQPEVWKLDIINTANTLWQPEIAWLHLPIALLYGVGGLVLGLFWRKRARNTHQARQLALTTTSPTLGQTWRYGQQFMPYLLSLACVLIAFQLHPLGIPPLPDNDLLGLAHIVGGTLLALGLIRVLWLLSGRLAFLRYTRLYLLAVVALLVAIGSLWLGYRNFAHLLISGVTGSLVVLLTAWLLLQIPKEIFDGLDEGRAPWQQHIRQHLGLKANQFVPGMVWLRLTLALSITGISVLLLLRLWGMPEQYLTLLLNRLDSGFEIAGFKLEPLRIIGGLLVIALLISMTHVLKTHVAENWLQRTGLSRGAQETATTVSGYIGILLAILLGLSVAGIEFKNLAIIAGALSVGIGFGLQNIVNNFVSGLILLFERPIRKGDWIKVGNAEGYVRDISIRSTTIQAFDHSDIIVPNSEIISGQVTNMMLNDNVGRIIIPISVAYGSDSERVMHILQAVADAHPTVVKSDEAMRINVLCRGFGEDSLKFELRCFVTNIEARTGVTSDLNLAIDKAFRQDGIEIPASRLGLHRVAAASDNV, encoded by the coding sequence ATGCGGGACTATTTTCATCATTACTTACTTGGGTTTATCCTCTGGTTGATGTGCGCATTGCCGGGATACGCGGCGGATACCTTGACGGCAAATGCATTACTGGACGATTTACGGCGGCAAGTAGACGCGGCTGAACAAACATTTGCGCAAAACAAAGATGACGTAACGCAACTAGAGCAATTGGCAACCGCCAGCACCCATTTAGCGCAACAAGCGCAAACCTGTTTAAGCGATTACACCCAAAATCAAACCCAAGCCCAGCAAGCGATTGAGAGCCTCGGTGCTGCCAGCAGTGACGATTTACCCGACATTAAAAATAAGCGCAAAGAATTGGAACAAAGCCGCCAAGCTGCGGAAAAAGTATTGTCGCAATGCCGTTTATTTAGTTTGCGCATCAATACCTTGCTGGAAGAAATCAGTAAATCACGCCAAACCCTGTTACACGATCAACTGCTGACCCCAACGCATTCAATACTGAGTCACTTAGAAGCGTTGTTACAGCCGGAAGTGTGGAAGCTGGATATTATCAATACCGCGAATACCTTGTGGCAGCCGGAAATTGCTTGGCTTCACTTGCCCATCGCGCTGCTTTACGGTGTGGGTGGCTTGGTGCTGGGGCTGTTTTGGCGCAAACGGGCGCGGAATACGCATCAGGCTCGCCAGCTTGCATTAACTACCACCAGCCCGACGCTGGGACAGACTTGGCGATACGGGCAACAGTTTATGCCGTATTTGCTGTCGCTGGCTTGCGTGCTGATCGCATTCCAACTGCATCCGCTGGGTATACCGCCACTGCCTGACAATGATTTATTGGGTTTAGCGCACATTGTTGGCGGGACGCTGCTGGCATTAGGCTTGATTCGGGTGTTGTGGCTGTTATCGGGGCGTTTGGCTTTTTTGCGCTACACCCGTTTGTATTTGCTGGCGGTGGTGGCCTTGCTCGTTGCCATCGGTAGTTTATGGCTGGGTTATCGCAATTTTGCGCACCTGTTAATCAGCGGCGTAACCGGATCGCTGGTGGTATTGTTAACGGCATGGCTGTTGTTACAAATTCCCAAAGAAATCTTTGATGGTCTTGACGAAGGCCGCGCTCCTTGGCAACAGCACATTCGCCAGCATTTAGGCTTAAAAGCGAACCAATTTGTACCGGGTATGGTGTGGTTGCGTTTGACGCTGGCACTGAGCATTACCGGCATTTCGGTATTATTGCTGCTACGCCTGTGGGGAATGCCGGAGCAATACCTCACCCTGTTGCTGAACCGGCTGGATAGCGGTTTTGAAATTGCCGGTTTTAAACTGGAACCGTTGCGTATTATCGGCGGCTTGCTGGTAATTGCGCTGCTGATCAGCATGACCCATGTACTGAAAACACACGTCGCGGAAAACTGGCTGCAACGCACCGGATTAAGCCGTGGCGCACAAGAAACGGCTACCACGGTTTCCGGTTATATTGGGATTTTACTGGCTATTTTACTGGGCTTATCCGTCGCTGGGATTGAATTCAAAAACCTCGCGATTATCGCCGGGGCATTATCCGTCGGTATCGGTTTTGGCTTACAAAACATCGTGAATAACTTTGTTTCCGGCCTGATTTTATTGTTTGAACGCCCGATTCGCAAAGGCGATTGGATCAAAGTCGGCAATGCTGAAGGCTACGTGCGCGACATTAGCATTCGCTCAACCACCATTCAGGCGTTTGATCATTCCGATATTATTGTGCCGAATTCGGAAATTATTTCCGGGCAAGTCACCAATATGATGCTCAATGACAACGTGGGGCGCATTATTATTCCCATCAGCGTGGCTTACGGCTCAGATTCAGAACGGGTCATGCACATTTTACAAGCCGTCGCCGACGCACACCCCACCGTCGTAAAAAGCGACGAAGCCATGCGCATCAACGTGCTATGCCGGGGGTTCGGCGAGGACTCACTGAAATTTGAATTACGCTGTTTCGTAACGAATATCGAAGCACGCACTGGAGTGACCAGCGACTTGAATCTGGCGATTGATAAAGCATTCCGCCAAGACGGTATTGAAATCCCCGCATCGCGCCTTGGGTTACACCGCGTTGCTGCTGCATCCGATAACGTATAG
- a CDS encoding type II toxin-antitoxin system RelE/ParE family toxin: MIEIIQSKVFSDWLLGLKDRQARARIYARLDRMADGNFGDAEPIGEGMSEARIHYGPGYRLYFMQRGQALVVLLCGGDKSTQQRDIQRAKVVADLWKGENP; this comes from the coding sequence ATGATAGAAATTATCCAAAGTAAGGTGTTTTCAGATTGGCTGCTTGGTCTGAAAGATCGACAGGCGCGGGCGCGTATTTATGCGCGGCTTGATCGCATGGCGGATGGAAACTTTGGTGATGCCGAACCGATAGGTGAAGGAATGAGTGAGGCACGCATTCATTATGGCCCCGGTTATCGGTTATATTTCATGCAACGGGGGCAGGCATTGGTAGTGCTGTTGTGTGGTGGTGACAAGTCCACCCAACAGCGTGATATTCAACGAGCAAAGGTAGTTGCCGATCTGTGGAAGGGGGAAAATCCATGA
- a CDS encoding addiction module antidote protein, translating to MSTTFSRYDTAAYLKTDEDMQDYLEACMEEAGDDPQFIAKALGVIARARGMSQLARDSGLARESLYKALSGEGNPEFSTILKVINAMGLRLHFSLRDTAPTLSTVKLS from the coding sequence ATGAGTACAACATTCAGCCGTTACGATACTGCTGCCTATTTAAAGACCGATGAAGATATGCAGGACTATCTGGAAGCTTGCATGGAAGAGGCGGGAGATGATCCGCAATTCATTGCCAAAGCGTTGGGCGTGATTGCCCGCGCCCGTGGAATGTCACAACTGGCACGTGATTCCGGGTTGGCACGTGAGAGTCTTTACAAGGCGTTATCGGGTGAAGGTAATCCTGAGTTTTCCACTATTCTGAAAGTGATTAACGCTATGGGGTTACGATTGCATTTCAGCTTGCGGGACACCGCACCCACTCTCTCAACGGTGAAACTTTCGTGA
- the potA gene encoding spermidine/putrescine ABC transporter ATP-binding protein PotA, producing the protein MNNPLLTLAGITKRFDAQEVLSGFNLTIQHGEFFTLLGPSGCGKTTVLRMIAGFEQPDEGNILLDGVELSGVPAEKRPVNTVFQSYALFPHMSVFDNVAFGLKMAGVNPQDIAVRVAEALTTVQLTEFTTRKPHQLSGGQKQRVAIARAMVNRPKVLLLDESLSALDHKLRQQMQMELKQLQRKLGITFIYVTHDQEEALSMSDRVMVMHNGQAQQVGTPREIYESPRNLFVARFIGESNVFTATIVRELGDYHYLATIDGVEKEIRADQRFETGELVNVILRPEDLRIDCRNDGIARQGFPGKVIERNYTGQTLNSQILLENGLTVIAHEFFDEDDPDFDYSINQQVGVDWVAGWEHVIRHDGEH; encoded by the coding sequence GTGAATAATCCGCTGCTCACCCTTGCTGGCATTACCAAACGTTTTGACGCACAAGAAGTGCTGTCCGGGTTTAACCTGACGATTCAGCACGGCGAATTTTTTACGCTGTTAGGGCCGTCCGGTTGCGGTAAAACTACCGTATTGCGGATGATTGCAGGCTTTGAACAGCCCGATGAAGGCAATATTTTGCTGGATGGGGTGGAATTAAGCGGTGTACCTGCGGAAAAACGCCCGGTTAACACCGTATTTCAAAGCTACGCGCTGTTTCCGCACATGAGCGTGTTCGATAATGTCGCGTTTGGCTTGAAAATGGCAGGCGTGAACCCTCAAGACATTGCGGTGCGTGTTGCCGAAGCATTAACCACAGTGCAATTAACCGAGTTTACCACCCGTAAACCGCATCAATTATCCGGCGGGCAAAAACAGCGCGTCGCCATTGCCAGAGCGATGGTTAACCGCCCGAAAGTGCTGTTGCTGGACGAATCACTGAGTGCGCTCGATCATAAGCTGCGTCAGCAAATGCAGATGGAACTCAAGCAGTTACAACGCAAATTGGGCATTACGTTTATCTACGTTACCCACGATCAAGAAGAAGCCTTGTCAATGTCGGATCGCGTCATGGTGATGCACAACGGGCAGGCGCAACAAGTCGGCACACCGCGCGAAATTTACGAATCCCCGCGTAATTTATTCGTGGCGCGGTTCATTGGCGAAAGCAATGTGTTTACCGCCACCATTGTGCGCGAACTCGGCGATTACCATTACCTTGCTACGATTGATGGCGTGGAAAAAGAGATTCGCGCGGATCAACGTTTTGAAACCGGCGAGTTGGTTAATGTGATTTTGCGCCCCGAAGATTTGCGCATTGATTGCCGTAACGATGGCATTGCCCGCCAAGGCTTCCCCGGTAAAGTGATTGAACGCAATTACACCGGGCAAACCCTGAACTCGCAAATTTTGCTGGAAAACGGTTTAACTGTGATTGCGCATGAGTTTTTCGACGAAGATGACCCGGACTTTGACTACAGCATTAATCAACAGGTTGGGGTTGATTGGGTTGCCGGTTGGGAGCATGTGATTCGTCATGACGGTGAGCATTGA
- the tadA gene encoding tRNA adenosine(34) deaminase TadA, with product MRYALTLAAKAAAQGEVPVGAVIIRDGVVLGEGWNQPITLHDPSAHAEMLAMRAAGVAAGNYRLPDTTLYVTLEPCPMCVGAMIHARIARVVFGAFDPKTGAAGSAFDLLTDQRHNHRVSVSGGVLSEECAETLRAFFRARRLALATNTQ from the coding sequence ATGCGCTACGCCTTAACGTTAGCCGCTAAAGCTGCTGCGCAAGGTGAAGTGCCGGTGGGCGCAGTGATTATTCGTGACGGGGTGGTGCTGGGTGAAGGTTGGAATCAGCCTATTACCTTGCACGACCCTTCGGCACACGCGGAAATGCTGGCAATGCGTGCGGCGGGTGTAGCGGCAGGGAATTACCGTTTGCCGGACACGACCTTGTACGTGACGTTAGAGCCTTGCCCTATGTGTGTGGGGGCGATGATTCATGCGCGGATTGCACGGGTGGTGTTTGGAGCTTTTGACCCGAAAACGGGGGCGGCGGGGAGTGCGTTTGATTTATTGACAGATCAGCGTCACAACCACCGGGTTAGTGTATCCGGTGGCGTGTTGAGCGAGGAATGCGCGGAAACCTTACGGGCTTTTTTCCGCGCACGCCGTCTGGCTTTAGCGACGAATACCCAGTAA
- a CDS encoding addiction module toxin RelE codes for MPQLPSFVELPSFERFREDYLNDDEYRDFQRLLIESPKAGDVIASTGGLRKIRFEDKRRGKGKRGGLRVIYYYQTNALEFLLFAIYDKDEASDLTSKQKVAFKAFLESELKLRYPQ; via the coding sequence ATGCCTCAACTGCCCAGTTTTGTGGAGTTACCATCTTTTGAGCGATTTCGTGAGGATTATCTGAACGACGATGAGTACAGGGATTTTCAACGTTTATTAATCGAAAGTCCCAAAGCAGGCGATGTCATTGCGAGTACAGGTGGTTTGCGGAAAATTCGTTTTGAAGACAAGCGGCGGGGAAAAGGTAAGCGTGGTGGTTTGAGGGTTATTTACTACTACCAAACCAATGCTTTGGAATTCTTGTTGTTCGCTATTTATGATAAGGATGAGGCAAGCGACTTGACCAGCAAGCAAAAAGTGGCGTTTAAGGCATTCCTTGAATCCGAATTGAAGTTGCGCTATCCACAATAA